The genomic DNA TGTATAagcagttgaaaaaaactgtaattgtacatttttaaaacataatgTATTACAGCGAAAATATTGTATAATAAAAATAGTAATATAAATAAGCTATTTGTGTGGTAATTTAATCGTTGAAGTAATACAATGTACGTggaatatacagtatttatttattatttttatttgttcctTGTCATGTACTGTACATCTTCATAACCATTTCAAAGCAAGTTAATGAAGAAGCATGCTTTGCATTCTCCGCTATACTTAATGTTCTTAACATTTGAGCTTAACTGCAAACTTGGGCTTGTGCAACACACCAGTGGCCTTTGAGACAAGCTGTGAGACTTTTATTGCTCAACATGAGCAAAAGCTTATGGTTGAATAACAGGTTTACCAAGGCAATATAGATCTATGGTCAAAAGATGTCTATGCTAATTATTCAACTTTTAAAATAAGTCACAGCACAGCACTCATCCTCAGATATGAACAAATAAACTCACAATACTCTTGATAAAGGTTAATGTTAGGTTTATTCAATTTACCTTAACAACAATAAGACACATCAGACCAAGAATAAAGGTTTAAAACTCGCGAGGGAAAGAACCAGAGAGATTTCCTCTCAAGAAATGCTCAAGCTGTCTCTCTCCAATTCTTTGTCTGCAAGCTCATTTTATTAGATGGGTTGACACCCAAAAAAGATAAGTGCAAGACAACATACCTCATGAATGTAAcaagcacatacacacacatctaAAAACATCTTTAAACTAGACTATAGGTGAAAGCTGTGTTCTAAATAGATAAGCAAAACTTTCCACCACCTCAAACTAAAAAGGGTGGAGGGTGTTAAAACTTAAAGGACAGCACATACTCTTTTTATGTTGTGAGGAAGTAGCAAAGTATTGGTTATAAAGAAACATATCCATAAATGgttataaaataaatcattttctcCAACAGTTAATTTGCCTCTAACTGTTGTAATTACGATTTATAGcaaatgaaagtaaaagtaTGTATGCTTGGTTTTGTGTTTCCCAACCCAGTTGTACGTGCACCCCTCCCATGATGTTTTAGATGTCCTCCTATAAAACACCTGATCAGCGTGTTAGTGTGTTATTAGAGAAATCTCCAACATTCTGGGAGGAAGCTGATGAgctgaatcaggtgtttcatactGTATAAGGAAATATCTAAAACATCCTGAGAGGGGTTGGGAAACAGCTATCGTTCCTTGGTAAGAAATATGTAGACCCACATGCTATTTCATTTAAATTCTTTTTAACTTACTGATTGTTATTGAAGATACATTTAATTGTAAATCAAACGAGGTTTATCATGCTCGCCTCATGTGCATTGCTAAAACAGAGTAAagtgaaaataatataaatgtattgaATCTATTacatgtaggctatttaatttattaaaatcaaaTCCTTTAATGTTGTATTGTGCAATGCATTTGCCATATGCTTTTGATCTTCATTTACTAAACACATTACACCTTCCTGATGAATCAAATAACATTTTACTTTAAACTCTTTGTATGACAGAGAATTTCACATCCTAAAGAAAACAAAGGTTTGATCTTCTTTCTTCTCTTCTTGGACTAATAATTCTCTCTGGTCTCAAACATAAAGGTAACCTTTATACCTCCCATGCTTAAGAATAGAGCTTAAATGTGAtacaaaaggttctttacagcaatgccatagaaaaataagaaaaaaacatttttggttctCCATTGAGGCAAATGTTTACCCAAaaacagtggtgtagtgcagggtatacgcaAGTATacagagtatacccacttctttatttGATGGCATGAGGTATAACCACTTCTACTTAAAAAATGGGggcataaattaagagtatacccactccaggcaccactacaccactgcccaaaaatgaaaatgcggtgattatttattaaccctcatgttaatcttaatctgtatgaaaataaaataagatggtttgataaatgatggtaaccacacagttgactTCAATTGTATTTGTTAATCCTATTAGTCAATGGGTACTGTTAACTAGTGCTATAccataatttataaaaatatctcCTTTTACGTTCAAccaaataaagaaactcatacaggtttagaacaacatgagggtaagtaaatgtttcctttaaaataacaatttctttCTCACCTTTACTCTTAAGAGTATTTTTTCCACtacaaaaaacatttatgaaacagaaagtttcttcagatgttaaaaaaattgtatggaACCATAAAAAACAGCCTTTCTATGGCATCATGACATGTAGGACCATAAAGGTACTGTAAGctatttcaatattttatctGTCCATTCAGTCAGGAAAAGTCTAGATGTTGACATATGAGAGAATAAAGCATATCTTTTTTCAGATGGACACATCTAAAGACAACCGTAATAACATTCAGGAGGACCTGGAGGGACTTGGGGAATCCATATCTAATCAGGATCTTCCATCAGCGCTAAACACAATCAAAGATTACCTGAAACAGCAAGATCATGTGGAGCTTAATATTGGTGTGACAGGGGAGTCTGGATCTGGAAAGTCCACATTTGTCAATGCTTTCAGGGGTTTAAGGGATGAAGAAGAGGGATCTGCCAAAACAGGTGTAGTGGAGACCACCAAGAAACCCGAAGTTTTCTTTCacccaaaatacaaaaatgtgaaaGTATGGGATCTCCCTGGAATAGGAACACCAAACTTTAAAGCCAGCGAGTACCTTGAACAAGTTGATTGTGGACGCTATGATTTCTTCATCATCATTGCTTCAGATCGATTCAAAGAATGTCATGCCCAACTGGCCGAAGATATCAAAGATATGGGAAAGAAGTTTTACTTTGTTCGTTCCAAGATGGACTGTAGCATTACTGCTGAAGAGAGGAAAAAGAACTTTGACCTGAAAAAGACGCTGGATACCATCCAAGAGGATTGTAAAAATGGTTTGTACATGCAGTTGATTACATAACATTttgacagaaaaataaatattcattcAGATCCAGTATTTCTTAAATAGATGCCACAAgaaccttacaaaaacatttattgattTTACCAATATTTGTACTGATGAATCTCTTTACATAACAAATAAACAATtgtaaattttaatataatgcaatataatatacataaaatatttaatttataaatattattcatGACGCCTTCTTTGATTTTGTATAGGCCTAAAAAAGATCCACATTGAGGTTTCTGATGTCTTCTTGATATCTGGTTGGGAGATGGGCAAGTATGATTTAAATCTGCTGCAGGAGACGATAGAGAAAGATCTTTCAGAGCACAAGAGACACGTGCTGTTGTTGGCTTTGCCAAATATCACACTGGAGATTAATGAGAGAAAGAAGAAAGCtttgaaaaaaaacattccCAGAGTAGCCTTACTATCTGCTTGTGTGGCTGCGGTTCCTGTGCCTGGTCTTTCAATTGCAGTAGATGTAGCCATCATAGCAGATGAGTTAAGAAAATACTACAGTGCCTTCGGTCTGGATGATCCATCACTGCAGAAGCTCTGCAAAAGATCTGGGAAGACCGTAGAGGAGCTGAAGAGTCGGATGAAGTCATCTCTACATAATGGAATAAACCCAGGTTCAGTATTAACCTTGCTGGGTACTGCATCTCTTTTTATAGCAGAAGATGCTGTGGAGTTTTGTGTGAGCCTTATTCCCTTTGTCGGCTCTGTGGTGGCGGGGGGAATGTCTTATTTGACTGTCTCAAATATGCTGAAGAGAGCACTGAATGATATAGCAAAAGATGCCAGGAATGTGCTAATGGCTGCTTTGGAGTCTGATgtgtaaatacatttgaattagaCAGCTTTACATAAATATCAATATCAGATAAAATATACTATAAATGAATTGATTTTAATAAAGGTTTACACTGTTTACACTCTCAATTAAtagaaaaaatccatattttataGCAATGATTGTTTATAACAGTTTCAGTAACAATTCAAACAAAATAATTTCCTTACTAATACTATTTGTATGCTAATATAGTGAGTCACAAGTTGAACATTAACATTGAAGAGAACCACCAAATGTATGTATAACACAGTATATATGTAGGCTTGATAATCACATCCCTTTTTGGGAATTCCTCATAAATCTAGTTAGATATCTACTGTATATGCCTTCATGGACCATGAAATGTTATTTCTAAATTGTTGTATGTAATCATCAATGTAAGACcagcaatattgtttttttgcaCACCAATAGAGAAATGTTGCTACGTGAGCATTTGTGCAGAATGATGTGTATATCTGTTATAAGTTTACACcttaacatatatttaaatcatgcctttaattataaaaaattatattacacaatttaatacatttgtttctgtccttgaatctgattagaccagaGTCCATGCCTGATGCAGAATGCTTTTGTTTTGCCACAAAAGAGTTAAAACTAAACCCACCGTGTTTTTATATCTGTAATctcttaaaatattaatatcagtaaaaactttaaaactaacAAATTCTGAAACAGACTGTTAAAAAAGCCTGTTAA from Misgurnus anguillicaudatus chromosome 20, ASM2758022v2, whole genome shotgun sequence includes the following:
- the LOC129455646 gene encoding interferon-inducible GTPase 5-like — its product is MDTSKDNRNNIQEDLEGLGESISNQDLPSALNTIKDYLKQQDHVELNIGVTGESGSGKSTFVNAFRGLRDEEEGSAKTGVVETTKKPEVFFHPKYKNVKVWDLPGIGTPNFKASEYLEQVDCGRYDFFIIIASDRFKECHAQLAEDIKDMGKKFYFVRSKMDCSITAEERKKNFDLKKTLDTIQEDCKNGLKKIHIEVSDVFLISGWEMGKYDLNLLQETIEKDLSEHKRHVLLLALPNITLEINERKKKALKKNIPRVALLSACVAAVPVPGLSIAVDVAIIADELRKYYSAFGLDDPSLQKLCKRSGKTVEELKSRMKSSLHNGINPGSVLTLLGTASLFIAEDAVEFCVSLIPFVGSVVAGGMSYLTVSNMLKRALNDIAKDARNVLMAALESDV